A genomic region of Alnus glutinosa chromosome 11, dhAlnGlut1.1, whole genome shotgun sequence contains the following coding sequences:
- the LOC133881071 gene encoding cytochrome P450 82A3-like produces MEILSPSLNSSMAGLVSILLFCYYLLRRSRVIRPAKFAPFPAGAWPVIGHLPLLAGTETPHRTLGAIADKYGPLFTVRLGLRHALVLSSWEMAKECFTTNDAAVSSRPKLVAVEHLGYNYAMFGFAPYGPYWRELRKIVTLQLLSNRRLELLSYIRVSEVKASVEELFKLWSAKKNGSGQILVELKQWFGDMSLNVILRMVVGKRYFSVGEVGDENAGGARRRCHKALEEFFHLLGLFVVSDAIPFLGWLDFGGHERAMKKTAKELDSILGEWLEEHKRKRASGAVAGGEQDFMDVMLSVLDGKVLAGYDADTINKATCLSMIAGGSDTSMVTLTWAISLYMNLDPAIKSQTQGSEEFHLPVSVDERRAQHEALNDIGRKHRSWKLKFKTKLKI; encoded by the exons ATGGAGATTCTTTCACCTTCCCTAAATTCTTCCATGGCTGGACTTGTTTCCATACTTCTTTTTTGCTACTACCTGTTAAGGAGGTCCAGAGTAATTCGCCCGGCCAAATTTGCTCCTTTCCCCGCCGGCGCGTGGCCGGTAATCGGTCACCTCCCCCTGTTGGCAGGAACCGAGACTCCCCACCGAACTCTGGGAGCCATAGCTGACAAGTACGGACCACTTTTTACAGTCCGGCTTGGGTTGCGCCATGCCCTGGTTTTGAGCAGTTGGGAGATGGCCAAGGAGTGCTTTACCACCAACGACGCGGCGGTGTCTTCGCGGCCAAAACTCGTCGCCGTCGAACACCTGGGCTATAACTACGCCATGTTTGGCTTCGCGCCCTATGGACCCTACTGGCGAGAATTGCGTAAAATAGTCACCTTACAGCTACTGTCAAACCGCCGGCTGGAGCTGCTTTCCTACATTCGAGTCTCCGAAGTCAAGGCCTCCGTAGAAGAGCTATTCAAACTCTGGTCCGCGAAAAAGAACGGGTCGGGTCAGATTTTGGTGGAGCTGAAGCAGTGGTTCGGGGATATGAGTCTCAACGTGATTCTTAGGATGGTTGTCGGAAAGCGGTACTTCTCTGTTGGAGAGGTGGGTGATGAGAACGCGGGCGGGGCACGGCGTCGTTGCCATAAGGCGCTGGAGGAATTCTTTCATTTGCTCGGGTTGTTTGTGGTGTCGGACGCCATTCCTTTTCTTGGGTGGTTAGATTTTGGCGGACATGAGAGGGCAATGAAGAAAACTGCAAAAGAATTGGATAGCATTCTTGGTGAGTGGCTGGAAGAGCATAAGCGTAAGAGAGCTTCAGGCGCCGTGGCCGGAGGGGAGCAAGATTTCATGGACGTGATGCTTTCTGTCCTTGATGGCAAAGTCCTTGCAGGTTATGATGCTGATACGATCAACAAAGCCACGTGTCTG AGCATGATTGCAGGAGGCAGTGACACCAGCATGGTTACCTTAACTTGGGCAATATCGCTATATATGAACCTCGATCCAGCAATAAAATCCCAAACACAAGgatct